In Sphingomonas panacisoli, one genomic interval encodes:
- a CDS encoding thiamine phosphate synthase, translating into MSRRHPLPRLWLMTDERLGEGLWDALARLPRGGGVVFRHYATPAVERRLLFARVVRIARAHGLVVVRAGNWCGAGADGVHNRRGRGVRTASAHSLLEARAAVTRGADAVFVSPVFATRSHPGGRVLGVRGAERIARLVGVPVIALGGMDAERFWRLDGFYGWAAIDAWSDDAT; encoded by the coding sequence GTGTCGCGCCGCCACCCCCTTCCCCGCCTCTGGCTGATGACCGACGAGCGGTTGGGCGAGGGGTTGTGGGACGCACTGGCGCGGTTGCCGCGCGGCGGCGGCGTGGTGTTCCGGCATTATGCGACGCCGGCGGTCGAGCGGCGGCTTCTGTTTGCGCGCGTGGTCAGGATTGCGCGCGCCCATGGGCTCGTCGTGGTGCGGGCCGGGAATTGGTGTGGGGCAGGGGCGGATGGCGTGCACAACCGGCGCGGGCGCGGGGTGCGGACGGCGTCGGCGCATTCGTTGCTGGAGGCGAGGGCGGCCGTGACGCGCGGGGCTGACGCGGTGTTCGTGTCGCCGGTGTTCGCGACGCGGTCGCATCCGGGGGGTAGGGTACTGGGGGTGCGCGGGGCGGAGCGGATCGCGCGTCTGGTCGGGGTGCCGGTGATCGCGCTGGGCGGGATGGATGCCGAGCGGTTTTGGCGGCTCGATGGGTTCTATGGCTGGGCGGCGATCGATGCCTGGAGCGACGACGCCACGTGA
- the leuS gene encoding leucine--tRNA ligase: MSRFNPLKADAQWQKVWDERQTFAAKDDSPKPKSYVLEMFPYPSGRIHMGHVRNYTMGDVLARYRRMKGMEVLHPMGWDAFGMPAENAAMEKHVHPGGWTRQNIATMKAQLKRLGFALDWSRELATCEPDYYGHEQALFLDMLAAGLVYRKESSVNWDPVDMTVLANEQVIDGRGWRSGALVEKRKLSQWFLKITQFADELLAGLGELKNWPDKVRLMQENWIGKSQGLQFRWKVSDGSEVEVFTTRPDTIFGASFVAVAADHPIAQSIGAASPEAAAFIEQCKQGGTTAAELETQEKLGFDTGLTVTHPFDPTIQLPLYIANFVLMDYGTGAVFGVPAHDQRDFEFASKYGLTIRRVVSDGDKTDPAFTEAEAYSGPGTLVNSHFLDGMDVEDAKREVITRAEAGGWGHGTTVFRLRDWGVSRQRYWGTPIPIIHCAACGAVPVPRDQLPVVLPEDVSFDIPGNPLDRHPTWKHVACPSCGGAAVRETDTLDTFADSSWYFIRFASQPRDKAFDRATAEQWLPVGQYIGGVEHAILHLLYARFWTRALKHMDMLDIAEPFAGLFTQGMVTHETYKSVEGKWLSPDDVRDGKEIATGQPITVGRTEKMSKSKKNTIDPEPIVDQYGADATRWFMLSDSPPERDLQWSESGIEGSWRFVQRLWRLVDGIADGEGADAAIDRKLAQTIAGVAVDIEALQFNKAVAKLYELVNAIEKAAPSASRTAAIRTLVRLVAPMTPHLAEEAWAAMGESELVAGADWPSYDPALLVEDEVTIAIQVNGKLRDTLTMPKGSPKDAIEAAARANAHVIRVLEGKEPKKVIVVPDRLVNLVA; the protein is encoded by the coding sequence ATGTCACGCTTCAATCCACTGAAGGCCGACGCCCAGTGGCAAAAGGTGTGGGACGAACGCCAGACGTTCGCCGCGAAGGACGACAGCCCCAAGCCCAAAAGCTATGTGCTTGAAATGTTTCCGTATCCTTCGGGGCGGATCCATATGGGCCACGTCCGCAACTATACGATGGGCGACGTGCTGGCGCGCTATCGGCGGATGAAGGGCATGGAAGTGCTCCACCCGATGGGGTGGGACGCGTTCGGCATGCCGGCCGAAAACGCCGCGATGGAAAAGCACGTCCATCCCGGCGGCTGGACCCGCCAGAATATCGCGACGATGAAGGCGCAGCTGAAACGGTTGGGCTTCGCGCTCGATTGGAGCCGCGAACTGGCGACGTGCGAGCCCGATTATTACGGCCACGAACAGGCGCTGTTCCTCGACATGCTGGCGGCGGGCCTCGTCTATCGCAAGGAATCGTCGGTCAATTGGGATCCGGTCGACATGACCGTGCTGGCCAACGAGCAAGTGATCGACGGGCGCGGCTGGCGATCGGGCGCGCTGGTCGAGAAACGCAAGCTGAGCCAGTGGTTCCTGAAGATCACGCAATTCGCCGACGAATTGCTGGCCGGGCTGGGCGAGCTGAAGAACTGGCCCGACAAGGTCCGGCTGATGCAGGAAAACTGGATCGGCAAGAGCCAGGGCCTGCAGTTCCGCTGGAAGGTTTCCGACGGCAGCGAGGTCGAGGTGTTCACGACACGCCCCGACACGATCTTCGGCGCGAGCTTCGTCGCGGTCGCGGCGGATCATCCGATCGCCCAGTCGATCGGCGCGGCGAGCCCGGAAGCCGCCGCCTTCATCGAACAGTGCAAGCAGGGCGGCACCACCGCGGCCGAACTGGAAACGCAGGAAAAGCTCGGCTTCGACACCGGGCTGACGGTGACGCACCCGTTCGATCCGACGATCCAACTGCCGCTCTACATCGCGAACTTCGTGTTGATGGACTACGGCACCGGCGCGGTGTTCGGCGTGCCGGCGCACGACCAGCGCGATTTCGAGTTCGCGTCGAAATACGGCCTGACGATCCGCCGCGTCGTGTCGGATGGCGACAAGACCGATCCCGCATTCACCGAGGCCGAAGCCTATTCGGGGCCAGGAACGCTAGTGAACTCGCACTTCCTCGACGGGATGGATGTCGAGGATGCCAAGCGCGAGGTGATCACGCGCGCCGAAGCGGGCGGCTGGGGCCACGGCACCACCGTGTTTCGCCTGCGCGACTGGGGGGTGAGCCGCCAGCGTTACTGGGGTACGCCGATCCCGATCATCCATTGCGCCGCGTGCGGCGCGGTGCCGGTGCCGCGCGATCAACTGCCGGTGGTGCTGCCCGAAGACGTGTCGTTCGACATCCCCGGCAACCCGCTCGATCGCCATCCCACGTGGAAGCATGTCGCGTGCCCGTCGTGCGGCGGCGCGGCGGTGCGCGAGACCGACACGCTCGACACCTTCGCCGATTCGTCGTGGTATTTCATCCGCTTCGCCAGCCAGCCCAGGGACAAGGCGTTCGACCGGGCGACGGCCGAACAATGGCTGCCGGTCGGGCAATATATCGGCGGGGTCGAGCACGCGATCCTGCACTTGCTCTACGCGCGGTTCTGGACGCGGGCGCTGAAGCACATGGATATGCTCGACATCGCCGAGCCGTTCGCGGGACTGTTCACCCAAGGCATGGTGACGCACGAGACCTACAAGTCGGTCGAGGGCAAATGGCTGTCCCCCGACGACGTGCGCGACGGCAAGGAAATCGCCACCGGGCAACCGATCACGGTCGGCCGCACCGAAAAGATGTCGAAGTCGAAGAAGAACACGATCGATCCCGAACCGATCGTTGATCAATACGGCGCCGACGCGACGCGGTGGTTCATGCTGTCTGACTCGCCACCCGAACGCGACCTGCAATGGTCCGAAAGTGGGATCGAGGGGTCGTGGCGTTTCGTCCAGCGGCTGTGGCGGCTGGTCGACGGCATCGCGGACGGCGAGGGCGCCGATGCCGCGATCGACCGCAAGCTCGCCCAGACCATCGCCGGGGTCGCCGTGGATATCGAGGCGCTGCAGTTCAACAAGGCGGTCGCCAAGCTGTACGAACTGGTCAACGCGATCGAAAAGGCCGCACCGTCGGCCTCGCGCACCGCCGCGATCCGCACGCTCGTCCGCCTCGTCGCACCGATGACACCGCATCTCGCCGAGGAAGCCTGGGCGGCGATGGGCGAAAGCGAGCTGGTCGCCGGCGCCGATTGGCCGAGTTACGACCCCGCTTTGCTGGTCGAGGACGAAGTGACGATCGCGATCCAGGTCAACGGCAAGCTCCGCGACACGCTGACCATGCCCAAAGGCTCGCCCAAGGACGCGATCGAGGCCGCGGCGCGCGCCAACGCCCATGTCATCCGCGTGCTCGAAGGCAAGGAACCCAAGAAGGTGATTGTCGTGCCCGATCGTCTGGTCAATCTGGTCGCATGA
- a CDS encoding HAD family hydrolase, translated as MRFAGSPRSDRSPGSIACKFGAILFDFDGVLIESEYVGNKQIADYLTSIGHPTTPEQSMANFMGYSGVDFIAKVEAWIGRPLPDDFHTARAAEDDRVMAEGIGAVAGAVDFVRSLPADLPRAVVSSSSTRWIRRHLDHIGLTDAFGDHIYSGREHVTRGKPAPDLYLYAADRLGVAIADCAIVEDSIVGATGAVASGGFVIGLCAGNHCAPDHADRLRAVSVDAIAADFAEVKKLLEM; from the coding sequence ATGAGATTCGCGGGATCGCCCCGAAGCGATCGATCCCCCGGATCGATCGCCTGCAAGTTCGGGGCGATCCTCTTCGACTTCGACGGCGTGCTGATCGAAAGCGAATATGTCGGCAACAAGCAGATCGCCGACTATCTGACCTCGATCGGCCATCCGACCACGCCCGAACAGTCGATGGCCAATTTCATGGGCTATTCCGGCGTCGATTTCATCGCGAAGGTCGAGGCGTGGATCGGACGCCCGTTGCCCGACGACTTCCACACCGCGCGCGCCGCCGAGGACGATCGGGTAATGGCCGAAGGAATCGGCGCAGTCGCCGGCGCGGTCGATTTCGTCCGGTCGCTGCCCGCCGATCTACCCAGGGCGGTCGTATCGTCGAGCTCGACGCGCTGGATCCGCCGTCACCTCGATCATATCGGCCTGACCGATGCGTTCGGCGACCACATCTATAGCGGCCGCGAGCATGTGACGCGCGGCAAACCCGCGCCCGACCTCTATCTCTACGCCGCCGATCGGCTCGGCGTCGCGATCGCCGACTGCGCGATCGTCGAGGATTCGATCGTCGGCGCGACCGGCGCGGTGGCGTCCGGCGGGTTCGTCATCGGGCTGTGCGCGGGCAATCATTGCGCGCCGGATCATGCCGACCGCCTCCGTGCGGTCAGCGTCGACGCCATCGCCGCCGACTTTGCCGAGGTGAAGAAACTACTGGAAATGTAG
- a CDS encoding DUF3576 domain-containing protein: MTRLRYAAYLALLLPLAACGGGNKNRMKADIAASKVTTIGVNAYLWRATLDTLSFMPLLQTDSNGGVIVTDWYVNPSAPTERMKVTVTILDQDLRADAVRVAALRQVNQGGQWVAAPVQAATVQKLEDIILTRARDLRRAAVTPQ, translated from the coding sequence ATGACCCGTCTGCGCTACGCCGCGTATCTGGCCCTGCTGCTGCCGCTCGCTGCCTGTGGGGGCGGGAACAAGAACCGGATGAAGGCAGACATCGCCGCGTCGAAGGTCACCACGATCGGCGTCAACGCCTATCTGTGGCGCGCGACGCTCGACACGCTGAGCTTCATGCCGCTGCTCCAGACCGATTCGAACGGCGGCGTCATCGTCACCGACTGGTACGTGAACCCTTCGGCGCCGACCGAGCGGATGAAGGTCACCGTCACGATCCTCGATCAGGACCTGCGCGCCGACGCCGTTCGCGTCGCGGCGCTGCGCCAGGTGAACCAGGGCGGCCAGTGGGTCGCGGCCCCGGTGCAGGCGGCGACCGTCCAGAAGCTCGAGGACATCATCCTGACCCGCGCCCGCGATCTCCGTCGCGCCGCCGTCACGCCGCAATAA
- the lptE gene encoding LPS assembly lipoprotein LptE, with the protein MKRLVPLLAIALAGCGLHPLYEGGASGTVARGLADIDIAPIAGKSGYLMTNALRDRLPDRGGAAAKYRLEIKLDDSIVGLGITRDNTVTRERRSLRARYQLVDTVSGEAVLDATAGSDAGVDVVNSEYATIAAENTALENLTDIVADQIVTRIAVYTRRTAAK; encoded by the coding sequence ATGAAGCGACTCGTCCCCTTGCTCGCCATCGCCCTCGCCGGTTGCGGGCTGCATCCGCTATACGAAGGCGGCGCCTCCGGCACGGTGGCGCGCGGGCTGGCCGACATCGACATCGCGCCGATCGCGGGCAAGTCGGGCTATCTGATGACCAATGCGTTGCGTGATCGCTTGCCCGATCGTGGCGGCGCCGCGGCGAAATACCGGCTCGAGATCAAGCTCGACGATTCGATCGTCGGCCTGGGCATCACGCGCGACAACACCGTGACGCGCGAGCGGCGGTCGCTGCGCGCACGTTATCAGTTGGTCGATACCGTGTCGGGCGAAGCGGTGCTCGACGCGACCGCCGGGTCGGATGCCGGGGTCGATGTGGTGAACTCCGAATATGCGACGATCGCGGCCGAAAATACCGCGCTGGAAAACCTGACCGACATCGTCGCCGATCAGATCGTGACGCGCATCGCGGTCTATACGCGCCGCACCGCGGCGAAGTGA
- a CDS encoding YggS family pyridoxal phosphate-dependent enzyme: MTTDDPTARLAGVLADIEHAKKLAGRTDAVELIAVSKTHPADAIEPLIAAGQRVFGENRVQEAQGKWPALRERHPDIRLALIGQLQSNKAADAVALFDEIHSLDRPSLVSALAKAMESGRRPNCFVQVNIGDEAQKGGCAIADLPALLAEVRAADLPIAGLMAIPPADVEPAPYFALLAKLARDHGLTGLSMGMSSDYPTAVTLGATHVRVGSALFGARV, encoded by the coding sequence ATGACGACCGACGACCCCACCGCGCGGCTCGCCGGCGTCCTTGCCGATATCGAGCACGCGAAGAAACTGGCCGGCCGCACCGATGCGGTCGAGCTGATCGCCGTCTCCAAGACGCACCCCGCCGACGCGATCGAGCCGCTGATCGCCGCCGGCCAGCGCGTGTTCGGCGAGAACCGCGTCCAGGAAGCTCAAGGAAAATGGCCCGCGCTGCGCGAGCGCCATCCCGACATCCGCCTCGCGCTGATCGGCCAGCTACAGTCGAACAAGGCGGCGGATGCCGTCGCGTTGTTCGACGAGATACATTCGCTCGATCGCCCCTCGCTGGTCAGCGCGCTTGCCAAGGCAATGGAATCGGGCCGGCGACCCAACTGCTTCGTCCAGGTCAATATCGGCGACGAGGCGCAAAAGGGCGGCTGCGCGATCGCCGATCTGCCCGCGCTGTTGGCCGAAGTGCGCGCCGCCGATCTGCCGATCGCCGGGCTGATGGCGATCCCGCCCGCCGACGTCGAACCCGCGCCCTATTTCGCGTTGCTGGCAAAGCTCGCGCGCGATCATGGCCTCACCGGGCTCAGCATGGGCATGTCGAGCGACTATCCGACCGCGGTGACGCTGGGCGCGACGCACGTCCGGGTCGGCTCGGCGCTGTTCGGAGCGCGGGTATGA